The segment CAGTTTAGCAAAACGCCGCCTCGGCAAATGCCGGGGCGCACGCAGGCTGCAGGTGGGCGCCGGCCTGCCCCCTCGGATCGGTTTCCTGATGGCCCTCTTGACGCGCCGGCATTTCATCCAAGGCGCCAGCGCTTTCACTTTGGCAACGGCCGGCCTCGGAACCTACGCCTGCGCGATCGAGCCGGGCTTTCTTCTCGACATCACGACCTATCGCATCACGCCGCCGCACTGGACCCCCGGTCTGCAGGTCAAGGCGGCGCTGATCGCCGACATCCATGCCTGCGAGCCGCAAATGTCGGCGGCGCGAATCCGGCGCATCGCCGAGGCCACGAACGCGCTCAATCCCGACGTCGTCTTCCTGCTCGGCGATTTCAATGCCGGCCATCGGTTCGTGACCGGCCCGGTCTTCCCCGAACAATGGGCCGAGGCGCTCTCCGTTCTCGATGCGCCGCTCGGCACCTATGCCATTCTCGGCAATCACGACTGGTGGCACGGCGCGCTTGTGCGGATGCGCAGCGACGATGGCGAAAGCGTCCGCCGCGCGTTGCAGCACGCGGATTTCAAGGTTCTGGAGAATGCTGCCGTCCCTCTCGTCAAGGACGGGATGAGCTTCTGGGTCGCGGGACTGGGCGATCAGCTCGCCTATCCGCAAGGACCAAACAGCTTTCAGGGGTTCGACGATCTCAATGGCACCCTGGCGCAAGTGACGGACGGGGCGCCGGTGCTCCTGCTGGCGCACGAGCCTTTCGTCTTCCGCCGCGTGCCCGAGCGCGTCTCGCTCACGCTTTGCGGCCACACCCACGGCGGCCAGGTCAATCTGCCAATCATCACCGAACTGTTCACCGAGTCGCAATTCGGGATGCGGCAGGTCTACGGCCATATTGTCGACGGCAACCGTCACATGATCATCTCGGCGGGACTCGGCACGTCGATCGCGCCCATCCGGCTGTTCCGGCCGCCGGAAATCGTGCTTGTCACGATCGGCGCCGATTCCGCCCTGGCTTAGCAACGCGCCAAAAAAAACGCCCGCATCCGGGGATGCAGGCGTTAAATCTCAGACCTTGATTATTGCTTATTCAACAATGACTTTGGTGCCGACCTTTACGCGGTCGTAGAGGTCGATCGCGTCGATGTTCGACATCCGGATGCAGCCCGAGGACACCGCCTGGCCGATCTGCTCCGGCTCATTGGTGCCGTGGATGCGGTAGAGCGTGTCCTTGTTGCCCTGGAACAGATACATCGCCCGCGAGCCGAGCGGATTACCGGGACCGCCCGGAAGGCCACCGGCATCAGCCGTCGGCTGCAGGTGCGGCCAGCGCTTCAGCATGTCGGACGGCGGCATCCAGTGCGGCCATTCTTCCTTCCGGCCGATGGTGGCCGTACCGGTCCAGCCCGCTGCTTCCGAGCCCGCCGCGATGCCGTAGCGCATCGCCTTGCCGCCCGGCAGGATGTAATAGAGATACATATGCTTGGTATCGACGATCACGGTGCCGGGCTTTTCGCCCGTCGGATCGGCGACCTCATAGCGTTGGAACTGGGAAGGAATGTCGGCTTTCGGCGCAAGCGCAAGGAATTCCTGGTCGCGGCCCGAAAGGCTCGGATCCGGCGTCGCCAGTCCGTCGCCCTCGCACCCGGCCAACAACAATGCGAAAAACGGCAATGCCCAGGTTATCTTGGAAAATCTCATCGCTTATCCCCACGTCTACTGAACGAAATAACGCATCGATGCTGGTCTCGCTACCGTTACGAGCAGATGGAACGCCATGAGAGTGCGAGAAGATGAAAACCTGTGGCGCAAAAGAAACATTTGTGCAGGCTGTGACGCATGCAACGACCGCCGCACGGCATGCTCGGCCTGTCGCACGGCAATGCTAAGGTAAAGGCGAATCGTTTCCGGACGGCTAAGGTTCCGTGGCAACCCTGCTCTTCGATCATCCGGCCGGCCTCGGTCACGATACCGGGCCCTATCATCCCGAATCGCCCGCGCGTCTCGTTGCGATCACGGATGCGCTGGCCGTCGATACATTCCGTGACCTCGACCGGCGGCGCTCGCCGCGTAGCGAGTCCGCGCCGATTCTGCGGGTCCACCCCACGGGCTATGTCGCCGCGCTCGAAGCCGCCGTGCCCGACGAAGGTCTCTCCTACATTGATGACGACACGCCGATCAGCCGCGGCTCATGGGAGGCGATGCTCCATGCCGCTGGCGGCGCCGTCGCCGCGGTCGATTCGGTCATGCGGGGCGAGGCCAGCAATGCCTTTGTGATGACGCGGCCGCCCGGCCATCATGCCAGCCGGACAGTGCCGATGGGCTTTTGCCTCTTCAACAATGCGGCTATCGCCGCACGCCACGCCCAGGCCGCCTATGGTGCCGAGCGGGTCGCGATCGTCGATTTCGACGTCCATCACGGCAACGGCACGCAGGCGATTTTCTGGGCCGATGCCAGCGTGCTCTATTGCTCGACCCATGAGATGCCGCTTTTTCCAGGCACCGGCGCGGCGTCGGAAACCGGCACCTATGGCA is part of the Methylovirgula ligni genome and harbors:
- a CDS encoding metallophosphoesterase is translated as MALLTRRHFIQGASAFTLATAGLGTYACAIEPGFLLDITTYRITPPHWTPGLQVKAALIADIHACEPQMSAARIRRIAEATNALNPDVVFLLGDFNAGHRFVTGPVFPEQWAEALSVLDAPLGTYAILGNHDWWHGALVRMRSDDGESVRRALQHADFKVLENAAVPLVKDGMSFWVAGLGDQLAYPQGPNSFQGFDDLNGTLAQVTDGAPVLLLAHEPFVFRRVPERVSLTLCGHTHGGQVNLPIITELFTESQFGMRQVYGHIVDGNRHMIISAGLGTSIAPIRLFRPPEIVLVTIGADSALA
- a CDS encoding L,D-transpeptidase; this translates as MRFSKITWALPFFALLLAGCEGDGLATPDPSLSGRDQEFLALAPKADIPSQFQRYEVADPTGEKPGTVIVDTKHMYLYYILPGGKAMRYGIAAGSEAAGWTGTATIGRKEEWPHWMPPSDMLKRWPHLQPTADAGGLPGGPGNPLGSRAMYLFQGNKDTLYRIHGTNEPEQIGQAVSSGCIRMSNIDAIDLYDRVKVGTKVIVE
- a CDS encoding histone deacetylase family protein, encoding MATLLFDHPAGLGHDTGPYHPESPARLVAITDALAVDTFRDLDRRRSPRSESAPILRVHPTGYVAALEAAVPDEGLSYIDDDTPISRGSWEAMLHAAGGAVAAVDSVMRGEASNAFVMTRPPGHHASRTVPMGFCLFNNAAIAARHAQAAYGAERVAIVDFDVHHGNGTQAIFWADASVLYCSTHEMPLFPGTGAASETGTYGTIVNAPLAPASDGTIFREACESVILPRLIGFAPDAIIISAGFDAHWRDPLANLNLTEMDFAWITAEIMEVAARSSGGRIISVLEGGYDLEGLGASAAAHVAALMGLSYFSPSTPS